The Pseudonocardia broussonetiae DNA segment CGACGACCTCACCCTCGACATCGAGCGCGACCACCAGCGCGTCGACGAGCTGGTGACGCGGCTGGACCGCTCCGGCTCCGCCGACCCCGGGCACGCCGCCCTGCTGCGCGAGACCTTCGCCGTGCTCGACGAGGACGTGCGGACCGAGGAGGACGTGCTGCTGCCGCGGCTGCAGGAGGCCCTCGGGCACGCGGAGCTGCGGCGCCTGGGCTGGGAGTGGGAGCTGGTGCGCCGCATCTCGCCGACGCGCGCGCACCCGGTCGTGTCGCGCCGCCCGCCCGGTCAGCCGCTGTCGGCGCTGCCGCTCACCGTGCTCGACCGCGGCCGGGACCTGCTCCAGCGGGTCGACGAGCTCACCGGCGGCCGGGCCGCGCCCGTCGTCGCCGTCGTGGACCGGGCGCTGGCCGCCACCGCGGGGGCCGTGGAGCGGCTGCCCCCGGTGCGCAGGGGTGAGCGGCCGGAGACGTCGCGCTGACGCGCTCCCTCAGGTGCCGCAGTAGGTGACGTAGGGCGTGGCGTCCTCCGGCGGCTCGGCGAGGTCGGCCAGGTCGGGACGGTCGTCGAAGGGGTGCGTGACGGCGTCGAGCAGCCGGTGCAGGGGGCCCGTGTCGCCCGCGGTGGCCGCGTCGAGGGCCTGCTCGACGCGGTGGTTGCGCGGGATGTTCACCGGGTTGACGGCGTCCATCGCGGCGGCGACGGCCGCGCGGTCGGCGGGCAGGAGGGCGTCGCGGCGGGCGGCCCAGGCCTCGAAGGGGGCGCGGTCGGTGAACAGGTCGCGCGCCGAGCCGGCGGACAGGGCGCGGAAGAAGCCCGTGTGGTCGACGCGCTGGGCGTGCAGGAGCTCGAGCAGGTCGGCGGCGAGCGCGGGATCGGGGGCGTCGAGCCCGAGCTTGGCGGCCATCCCGCGGTCGTGGGCGGCCTGGTAGCGCGGGGCGAACCCCTGCAGCACCTCGGTCGCGGCCTCGACGGCGGCGTCGGTGTCGTCGTGCAGCAGCGGCAGGAGCGCCTCGGCGAACCGGGCGAGGTTCCACAGCACCATCGAGGGCTGGTTGCCGTAGGCGTAGCGGCCCCTGTGGTCGATGGAGCTGAAGACGGCGGCGGGGTCGTGGACGTCGAGGAAGGCGCAGGGGCCGTAGTCGATGGTCTCGCCGGAGATCGTGGTGTTGTCGGTGTTCATCACGCCGTGCACGAACCCGACGAGCATCCACCGGGCCACCAGGTCGGCCTGGGCGTCGGCGACGCCGCGGAGCAGGCCGAGGTACCGGTCCGGGGCGCCCGCGAGATCGGGGTGGTGGCGCTCGATAGCGTGGTCGGCGAGGTCGCGCAGCAGCGCGGCGTCGCCCGTGGCGGCGGCGTAGGAGAACGTGCCGACCCGCAGGTGGCTCGCCGCGACCCGGCACAGCACGGCCCCGGGCAGCAGCCGCTCGCGCGGGACCTGCTCGCCCGTGGCCACGACCGACAGCGCCCGCGTCGTCGGGATCCCGAGCGCGTGCATCGCCTCGCCCAGCACGTACTCGCGCAGCATCGGGCCGAGCACCGCCTTGCCGTCGCCGTTGCGGGCGTAGGGGGTGCGGCCGGAGCCCTTGAGGTGCAGGTCGCGGCGGCGCCCGGCGACGTCGCGGACCTCGCCGAGCAGCAGCGCGCGGCCGTCGCCCAGGCGGGGCTGGTAGTGGCCGAACTGGTGGCCCGCGTAGACCTGCGCGACCGTGCGGACGCCGTCGGGGACCCGGCCGACGAGCAGCCCCGTGCCGGCGGGCGTGCGCAGGGCGGCGGGGTCGACGCCGAGCTCCGCGGCGAGCGGCTCGTTGAGCACCACCAGCCGCGGGTCGGGGAACGCCGCGGCGCTCCACGGCGTCGCGAGGTCGGGGAGGGCGCGGGCGAACGCGTCGTCGAGGTCGAGGAGGGTGGCCGCGGCAGTCACGTCGTCCAGGCTACGGGCCCCGGCCGACAGTGCGCGGCGCTCGCGCGTGGTGCGGGTGTGACGACGGCCGGTCCGGGGTAGACGTCGGCACCATCCCACCGATCCGCACACAGGAGGACACGATGTCCCTGCTCAGGTACGCACTGGTCGCCGCCGCCGGCTACTACGCCGGTCAGCCCGCGGGACGGCGGCAGCTCGACAAGCTCATGGGACAGGCCAAGGAGGCCGCCCAGAGCCCGAAGGCCGCCGAGCTCACCGAGCGCGGCAAGACCCTCGCCGGACAGGGTGCGGCGCGGGCCGTCGGCAAGGTGAAGGGGGCGACGTCGTCCGTGACCTCCCGGTCCTCGTCGTCGGGCACCGCGTCCTCGGGCACCGGCGCCACCGACCCCGGCATCCGCACCGAGGCCGGGTCGGCGACGCCGTCCGGCAACGGGACCCTGGGCACGAGGACCTCGGGGACCGGGGCCGCCGGCACGGGGACCGGGACCGGGGCCGCCGGCTCGGCTGACCCGTTCGACGGCCGCACCGTCGCCGAGGACAGCGCGGCGGTCCGCACCGGCGTGACCCCGCCGCCGCCCGCCACCCGCACCGCCCCGGGCGAGGCGGAGTAGCCGTCCTGTCGGTGGCCGCGTGCATAATCCGGCTCGCCGACCGAGGGGACGACGAACGATGACGGTGCCGCACGCGCTCACCGAGCCGGACGTGGTGGAACTGCGCAGGGAGACGGCCGCGAGCGGGCCGGTCACGGTGTGGTTCACCGAGGCCGCCGTCGGCGTGCCGGTGGGCGGCTCGGCCAAGGTCGTGGCGGTCGGGGAGGCCGGCGAGGGGGAGTTCATCCAGGTCCGGCGCTCCGGCTCCCGCGACACGATGTTCTGCTCGCCCAACGAGCTCACCCGTGTCCGGCCGAGCCGGGCGTCGGCGGGGAAGTGGGGCGGGTCGGGCGGGAGCGCCGCGTCGGCCGGGAGCGCGGGGCGCGGCGCGTCCGCGGGGCGCGGGGAGAAGGCGTCCGCCGCTGCGGTGGCACCCGCGCCCACGCGGTCGGCTCCGGCGCGGTCGGCGGCGTCGCCCGGCTCGCCGTCCCCTTCTCCGTCCCGCACGCCGAGCACGGGTGGGCCGTCGTCGGCCACCTCGTCCGCGCCGTCGTCCGCTGCGTCGCGGCCCGGCTCGGCCGGCGACCAGGCGGGCCGCCCGTCCGGCGGGCCTCCGGCGGGCTCGTCCGGCGAGCTGTCGGCCGGAGCGGCTCCGGCCCGGGCGGCGGCGAAGGCCCGGGCCGCTTCGGCTGCGGCGGACTCGGTTGCGGCTCCGGCCCCGGCTCCCGGCGCCACGGGGGCCGACCCGTCGACGCCACCGGCGTCCGCCGTCCCGGCCCGTCCCGCCCGCGCGCGGCGCGACACCGCGCGCACCTCGGAGCTGAGCGTCACCCTCAGCGCCACCGCCGAGGGGGAGTGGAGCGTCGAGGTGCTGGCCGGGAAGAAGCGCGTGGTGCCGTCCACGGCGGTCCCGGCCACCGCCGTCGCCGCGGCGGCGCGGGCGCTGCCCGTCGCGGTCGCGGAGGCCGTCGAGTCCTCGCTCGAGGGTGCGCGCCGCCGCCAGCGCGAGCGCGTGGAGCAGCTGCGCGCCGAGCTCGACGCGGCGCAGCGCGTCCTCGACGAGTTCGAGGCCTGAGCCTGCAGGTTTGCGGCGGCGGGGGCGGGGATCACCCGTGGTGGGTGGCGACGTCCGCCGCCCGGTACGGGACACGGAGCATCACATGACCGGCACACCGATCCCACGCGCTCACGACGGGGTCCCCGTCGCCGACATCACCGAGCGGCTGATGGCCGAGTTCGGGGCCGTCGTCCCGCTCTCGGAGATCAGCGCGGCGGTGGTGCGAGCGCTGCGCGACCTGGCCGGGGTGCCGGTCGGCGCACTCCCGGAGCTGGTGGAGCGCCTCGCGCGGCAGGTCCTGCGCGAGGCGGGCGGCGAGGGCTGAGGCGGCCGGTCACGCCGCCAGGTGCACGACGAGCGCGGTGAGGAAGCCGACCGCGGTGATGAGGCCGGTCAGCACGTGCGTCCGCTCGAACGCCTCCGGGATCATCGTGTCGGCGACCATCGCGAGCACGGCCCCCGCCGCCACCGCGGTGATCGTCGCGATGACGGCGGGGGAGACACCGTCGAGGGCGAGGTACCCGATCATCGCGGCGAGCCCGCTGAGCACGGCGATGCCGGTCCACACGCCGAAGACGTAGCGGGCGCTGCGTCCGGCCTGCTTCATCCCCGCCGCGCTGGAGAGGCCCTCCGGCACGTTGGAGATGACGACGGCCGCCAGCACGGCCGGGCTGACCGCGCCCCCCGCCAGCAGCCCGACGCCGAGCACCACCGACTCCGGGATGCCGTCCAGCAGTGCGCCGACCGCGATCGCCGCACCGCTGCCCGAGCTCTCCGCCTCCGAGGGCTGCTGCCCGCCGGATCGCTTGCGGTGGCGGGCGCCGCGCCGGTCGAGGGCGGTGTTCGCGGCCACGTAGACGACGGCACCGGCGAGGAAGCCAAGCACGGTCGGCAGTGCGCCGCCCAGCCGGACCGCCTCGTCGACCAGCTCGAACGCGAGCGCCGAGATCAGCACCCCGGCGCCGAACGCCATGATCCCCGCGATGACGGCGCGGGGGACCCGCACCCACCAGGCGATGGCGGCGCCCAGCACCAGCGCGCCGCCGCCGACCAGGCCCCACAGCCCCGCCGCGAGCCAGGTGGGCACGGGCCCCCTCTCGTCCGCTCCTGCCGCCCGTCCTACCGGGTCAGGCGATGGAGCGCACGTTGGACCGGTCGCCGCCCGGCGTCGCGCGGGAGTCCTCGTCGTCGGTGAGGACGGCGCGCAGCAGCAGCCCGCCCTGCAGCTTCACCAGCCGCGAGGCCAGCGTCGTGACGTACCGGAAGCCGGCGCGGGGGTCGAGCACCGTCCGCGGGCTCACGTCCAGCGCGGCCCTGACGACGTTGCGCACCAGGTCGGCCGGGACCGGCTGGGCCAGCAGGACGACGCCGTCCGGGCCGGGCCGGCCCTGGATGCCGGCGACGCCGCGCGGTCCGACCGGGCCCTGCGGACCCTGCTCGCCCTGGAGCCCCTGCGGACCGGTCAGGCCCTTGGCGCCGACCTCCCCGATCGGGCCCTGCAGGCCCTGCGGACCGCGGTCGCCCTGCGGACCGGTCTCGCCGATCACGCCGCGCTGGCCGGGCGCGCCCGGGAGGCCCTGCGGCCCCTGCTCGCCGGCCTCGCCGACCGACCCGCGCGGGCCGCGCTCGCCGACCGGACCCACCGGCCCGACCGGTCCACGCGGACCGGGCTCCCCGGGACGGCCGGTCGAGCCGGGGACGCCGGGCGCGCCCTGCTCGCCGGTCAGCCCCGCCGGGCCCGTGATGCCGCGCGGGCCCTGCTCACCCGCGGGCCCGACGGGTCCCTGCGGTCCGGTCTCGCCCTTCGCGCCGGTCTCGCCGCGCAGGCCGACGGGCCCGGGCAGGCCCTTCTCGCCCTTGTCACCGGGCTCGCCGGTGGCGCCGACGGGTCCCTTGTCGCCCTTGTCGCCGCGCTCGCCCGCGGGGCCGACCGGGCCCTTCTCGCCCTTGTCACCGGGCTCGCCGAGCGGCCCGACCGGGCCCTTGTCGCCCTTGTCGCCGCGCTCACCGATGAGCCCGACCGGGCCCTTGTCGCCCTTGTCACCGCGCTCGCCCGCGGGGCCGACCGGGCCCTTCTCGCCCTTGTCACCGGGCTCGCCGAGCGGCCCGACCGGGCCCTTCTCGCCCTTGTCACCGCGCTCGCCGGCCGGCCCCATCGGACCGCGCGGGCCCTTCTCGCCCTGCTCGCCCGGGGCGCCGACCGTCGCGACGCTCTCCGGAGCGACCTGCTCCGCACCCTGGTTCTTCTTGCCACCGCGCTTGCCGGTGCCGCGGTCGTTCACGTCTGCTGGCTGGGTCATGCCGGATGTGCCTCTCGTGGTCCACTGCTCGATCCCGCCGCCGCGGCCCTGCTGGCCCGGCGGCCCGTGGAGCACTCCTGCGGGCTCCTCGACGCGGGGGCACTGCCTCCCGCCCGTTCCCCCCGATTACCCCCCCGCTCCGGAGGTGACGCCCCGCGCAGGCCCGTTGACCGTGTGACGCCGCGCATGCGCTGGTCGGCGGCACGGCCGGGCGGCGTCCCGGACGAGTGCGTTCCGCGGAACGCACTCGCCGGAGTCGCCTCGGGGCCCGGGATCGCGTTCCGGGGTGGTCGGGACGAGGGGTTGAGCGTTCCGCGGAACGCAGGGGAGGGGCGGCAGGTCCGCCCGTGTGCAGGTCCGTCGGGTCGGCGTGCGCGTTCCGCGGAACGCAGGCGGCGATCGTCCCGCGCGCGTTCCCGTCTGCCGCGCGCGTTCCAGGCTCCCGCGCGCCTCCGGGAGCGCGCGGGAGCATGTTGTGTGCGCGGGAGCATGTTCTGCGCGCGGGAAGCCCGGGGGGCGGGGCTGAGCTGCCTCGACCGCTCGGTGCTGCTCGGCCGACCGCCGCTGCCTCGGCCGACCGCCGCTGCCTCGGCCGACCGCCGCTGCTTCGGCCCGACAGCCGCTGCCTCGACCGCCCGGTGATCAAGCGCAGATGGTCGTGGTTCGTGATCGACTGACGACCATCCGCCCTTGATCGGCGGGGGCCGGGCCGGGCGGACGGGGGCGGCCGCGTCCCGCGGAACGCGAACCGCCGATGCGCACGCCGCACTACTGCGCACCTGTCGGCCACCTGCGCACGTCCCAGCGGGCGCGGGAGGCCGGAAGGTGCGTGGGAGGTCCGTCCCGACCTGCGCAGGTGGTCGGGAGGGCGGCCGGGGCGCGTGCGTCAGGGGCGGAGGGCGGTGTCGAGCAGGCGGGTCAGTTCGCCCACCCTCCCCCCACCGGCTGGAGCGGGTGGGTAGCGCAGCAGGACCTCCACCACCTCCGGCCCCACCCGCCCCGACACCTCCGCGAGGTGTGCGGCCCCGACGGCGGGGTCGTCGCCGGCCGCCAGTTCGAGAGCCCGCGCCGCGAACGCGGCCGCCCCGAGCACGTGCTTGACCTGCGTGGCGTTCGGCAGGGGGTGGAGGTAGGCGGCGCCCGCCGCCGCCATCGCCGACCGGGCCGCCGCGTCGGCGGCCTCCGATGCGCTCTCCTGAGCCGCCCGCATCGCCGCCCACGCCGCGTCGCGCAGGGCCTTCCCGCGCCGGCCACCGCGGGCGAACTCCCACGCCGTGGCGACCGCGGCGGCGGGCCGCGGGTCGTCGGGGCGGTCGGCTTCGAACAGCCCGAGCACCTCCTCCGCGCAGATCGCCGCGAACGCGCTCACCGCGCGGAGGTCGTCGGCGCCCAGGTCCACTGTCAGGTCGCCGGGTCCGCCGCCCGCCGCCGGGCGCGGGAGGCGCGGAGGTTGACCGCGTTGCCGCACACCCGCACGTCGTGCCACACCCCGCTGTTGTTGCGCGAGCGGTCGTAGAACGCGCCGGAGCAGAGGTGGCTGCGGCAGACCTTCAGCCGTCGCCAGGTGTCGGTCTGCTGCGCGCGCTGGACCTCCGCGAGCAGCGCGCCGGTGAGCCATTCGCGCCCGTCGCCGCGCGGCTCGGCCACGAGCACGCCGTCGGGGCCCAGCGTCAGGCGGACGCGCCCGGTGAGCGCCCGGCCCTCCGCGGCGTCGGACTCCTCGCCGTCGCGCGCGCGCAGCAGGACCGTGAGCTGCTCGCGCATCCGGAGCAGGCGCGGCAGGTCGCCCGCGGCGAACGGCTCGACCTCGGGCCGCGGCGCCCCCGTCCGCTCCGCCCACAGGTCCACCGCGCCGTCGAACCACGCGCGGGCCGTGCCGAGGTCGGCGAGCAGGTCGGCCTGGCGGGGACGCCCGGCGGCGCGGGTGTTGAGGAAGTCGTGCACCAGCGCGAGCCCGGTCGGGGCGAGATCGACGTCGTAGCGCGCCGAGGCGGACAGGGACATATCCGTACTGTACTCGACCCTGTCGTCGTCAAGCGGCCACTCGCCGCGCAGGGGCTTGCTGTGACGCAACTCAGCAGCTTACGGTTATGTCTCCCGTGGGCCCTCCCGGCTCCGCACCCACCGATCGGAGCCCGACTCGATGATCATCGACGCCTCGACCCTGGACGCCGCCGCCTCCTACAAGCTGCTCATCGGGAGCGTCCTGCCGCGGGCGATCGGCTGGGTCAGCACCGTGTCGACGACGGGCGTGGCGAACCTCGCCCCGATCTCGTTCTTCACCGTCGTCGGGCGGGTCCCGCCGATGGTGTCGCTGTCGATGCAGCCGCGCTCGACCGGCGAGCTGAAGGACACCTTCGTCAACATCCGTGAGACCGGCGAGTTCTGCACCAACCTCGTGTCGCTGCCGCACGCCCACCAGGCGCACCGCAGTGCGGCCGAGTTCGACTCCGAGATCGACGAGTTCGAGGCCGTCGGCCTGCGCAAGGCGGCGTGCGAGGTCGTCTCGGCGCCGCGCGTCGAGGGGGCGCCCATCTCCTTCGAGTGCACGCTCGACCGGATCATCCCGATGGGCGACCAGGGCGACCACGTCGTGTTCGGCGAGGTCCGCCGCTTCCACATCCGCGACGACCTCTACCTCGACGGCGGCCGCATCGACATCGCCGCCCTGCACCCGGTCGGCCGCCTCGCCGCCGAGTACACGCTGGTCGAGAACGTGTTCACGACCCCGCTCGAGGACGGCCTGGTCGACGGCCGACGCGGCTCGCGGATGCAGCGCCTCGACGACCGCCCCACGGAGTTCTCGCCGATCGACACCGCGGCGTGGTCCGCCTCCGGTGCCGTCCGCGACTGACGCACGCCTGCACCCGCACGCACGCACGCACGCACGCCCGCACGTCCCACACCCGAACCACACCCGAACCACACCCGAACCACACCCGAACCACACCCAGGAGCACCCCATGGTCGACGCCGACCCGCCCCCCTTCCTCGTCCTCGTCCACGGCTTCCTCGACGACGCCGCGATCTGGCAGCCCGTGCTCGACGAGCTCGGCGCCTCCGGGAAGGAGGCGGTGGCCGTCGACCTCGCCGGCATGTCCGGCCGCCCCGACGAGCCCGGCCCCTACACGCTCGACCGCTACGTCGACGACGTCACCGCGGCCGTCGACGCCACCACCGGGCCGCTCGTGCTGGTCGGGCAGAGCATGGGTGCGCAGATCGCCGAGCTCGTGGCGGCGGCGCGGCCCGACCGGGTCGCCGGCCTCGCCCTGCTCGCGCCGGTGCCGCTCGCCGGCACGCACCTGCCCGAGGAGGCCGTGGCCCCCTTCAAAGGACTGGGCGGCAGCGCCGACGCCCAGCGCTGCGCGCGGCAGCAGCTCAGCGCGAGCTTCCCGCCCGCCGAGCTCGACCGCCTGAGCACCGCCGGCGCGCGCATCGCCGTCGACGCCGTCCCGCAGTTCGTCGACGCCTGGAACACCGGCGACCCCGCGGGCACCGGGCCGTCGGCGTTCACCGGCCCCGTCCTCGTGCTGCGCGGCGCCGCCGACCCTTTCTGCACGGCCGAGGTCGTGGAGGCCGGGGTGCTGTCGCGGTTCCCCGGGGCGCGCACCGCCGCCGTCGAGGACGCCGGGCACTGGGTGCACGCCGAGCAGCCCCGCGCGGTGGGCGAGCACCTGGCCTCCCTGCTCGCGGAGATGGGCGCACCGGCGGGCAACCGCGCCGCCGGCGTCGAGCGCCAGGGCTGGACCACGGCGTTCGAGGAGAAGACGCCCACCGCGTTCGGGCAGGCGTTCGCCCCGACCGTGCAGCTGCAGGCCGGCACCCTGCACCGGCCCGTCGTCGGCCCGGAGGCGGTGCAGCAGGTGATGGCCGCGGCGAGCGGGATCTACGAGTCGCTGACGTTCACCCACCAGGCCGGCGCGGGCGTGCGCACCTACCTCGAGTGGGAGGCCACCGCGTTCGGCGGGACGCGGCTCCAGGGCGTGACCGTGCTGACGAAGGACGACGAGGGCCGGATCGTCGACGTCGCCATCCACCACCGCCC contains these protein-coding regions:
- a CDS encoding hemerythrin domain-containing protein; amino-acid sequence: MTAPDDPRPDGPSPDDPSPDGPRSIATQSVDEMGGPTSILARQRADHARLDRLMDRARATEAAGGRAHAVALRAVARLVFTHAFAEEAVLFPAARRVLPEGDDLTLDIERDHQRVDELVTRLDRSGSADPGHAALLRETFAVLDEDVRTEEDVLLPRLQEALGHAELRRLGWEWELVRRISPTRAHPVVSRRPPGQPLSALPLTVLDRGRDLLQRVDELTGGRAAPVVAVVDRALAATAGAVERLPPVRRGERPETSR
- a CDS encoding protein adenylyltransferase SelO, which codes for MTAAATLLDLDDAFARALPDLATPWSAAAFPDPRLVVLNEPLAAELGVDPAALRTPAGTGLLVGRVPDGVRTVAQVYAGHQFGHYQPRLGDGRALLLGEVRDVAGRRRDLHLKGSGRTPYARNGDGKAVLGPMLREYVLGEAMHALGIPTTRALSVVATGEQVPRERLLPGAVLCRVAASHLRVGTFSYAAATGDAALLRDLADHAIERHHPDLAGAPDRYLGLLRGVADAQADLVARWMLVGFVHGVMNTDNTTISGETIDYGPCAFLDVHDPAAVFSSIDHRGRYAYGNQPSMVLWNLARFAEALLPLLHDDTDAAVEAATEVLQGFAPRYQAAHDRGMAAKLGLDAPDPALAADLLELLHAQRVDHTGFFRALSAGSARDLFTDRAPFEAWAARRDALLPADRAAVAAAMDAVNPVNIPRNHRVEQALDAATAGDTGPLHRLLDAVTHPFDDRPDLADLAEPPEDATPYVTYCGT
- a CDS encoding DUF6319 family protein — its product is MTVPHALTEPDVVELRRETAASGPVTVWFTEAAVGVPVGGSAKVVAVGEAGEGEFIQVRRSGSRDTMFCSPNELTRVRPSRASAGKWGGSGGSAASAGSAGRGASAGRGEKASAAAVAPAPTRSAPARSAASPGSPSPSPSRTPSTGGPSSATSSAPSSAASRPGSAGDQAGRPSGGPPAGSSGELSAGAAPARAAAKARAASAAADSVAAPAPAPGATGADPSTPPASAVPARPARARRDTARTSELSVTLSATAEGEWSVEVLAGKKRVVPSTAVPATAVAAAARALPVAVAEAVESSLEGARRRQRERVEQLRAELDAAQRVLDEFEA
- a CDS encoding three-helix bundle dimerization domain-containing protein — protein: MTGTPIPRAHDGVPVADITERLMAEFGAVVPLSEISAAVVRALRDLAGVPVGALPELVERLARQVLREAGGEG
- a CDS encoding ZIP family metal transporter, with product MPTWLAAGLWGLVGGGALVLGAAIAWWVRVPRAVIAGIMAFGAGVLISALAFELVDEAVRLGGALPTVLGFLAGAVVYVAANTALDRRGARHRKRSGGQQPSEAESSGSGAAIAVGALLDGIPESVVLGVGLLAGGAVSPAVLAAVVISNVPEGLSSAAGMKQAGRSARYVFGVWTGIAVLSGLAAMIGYLALDGVSPAVIATITAVAAGAVLAMVADTMIPEAFERTHVLTGLITAVGFLTALVVHLAA
- a CDS encoding putative immunity protein — protein: MDLGADDLRAVSAFAAICAEEVLGLFEADRPDDPRPAAAVATAWEFARGGRRGKALRDAAWAAMRAAQESASEAADAAARSAMAAAGAAYLHPLPNATQVKHVLGAAAFAARALELAAGDDPAVGAAHLAEVSGRVGPEVVEVLLRYPPAPAGGGRVGELTRLLDTALRP
- a CDS encoding CGNR zinc finger domain-containing protein, giving the protein MSLSASARYDVDLAPTGLALVHDFLNTRAAGRPRQADLLADLGTARAWFDGAVDLWAERTGAPRPEVEPFAAGDLPRLLRMREQLTVLLRARDGEESDAAEGRALTGRVRLTLGPDGVLVAEPRGDGREWLTGALLAEVQRAQQTDTWRRLKVCRSHLCSGAFYDRSRNNSGVWHDVRVCGNAVNLRASRARRRAADPAT
- a CDS encoding flavin reductase family protein, yielding MIIDASTLDAAASYKLLIGSVLPRAIGWVSTVSTTGVANLAPISFFTVVGRVPPMVSLSMQPRSTGELKDTFVNIRETGEFCTNLVSLPHAHQAHRSAAEFDSEIDEFEAVGLRKAACEVVSAPRVEGAPISFECTLDRIIPMGDQGDHVVFGEVRRFHIRDDLYLDGGRIDIAALHPVGRLAAEYTLVENVFTTPLEDGLVDGRRGSRMQRLDDRPTEFSPIDTAAWSASGAVRD
- a CDS encoding alpha/beta fold hydrolase, with the protein product MVDADPPPFLVLVHGFLDDAAIWQPVLDELGASGKEAVAVDLAGMSGRPDEPGPYTLDRYVDDVTAAVDATTGPLVLVGQSMGAQIAELVAAARPDRVAGLALLAPVPLAGTHLPEEAVAPFKGLGGSADAQRCARQQLSASFPPAELDRLSTAGARIAVDAVPQFVDAWNTGDPAGTGPSAFTGPVLVLRGAADPFCTAEVVEAGVLSRFPGARTAAVEDAGHWVHAEQPRAVGEHLASLLAEMGAPAGNRAAGVERQGWTTAFEEKTPTAFGQAFAPTVQLQAGTLHRPVVGPEAVQQVMAAASGIYESLTFTHQAGAGVRTYLEWEATAFGGTRLQGVTVLTKDDEGRIVDVAIHHRPLAAALAFSRELGERLAGTIDRDHFHQG